The Pontibacter korlensis sequence GGAGAACAATACATTTGGCCAGGCAGTACGCTCCCACATAACCACTCTGCACCGCTTCGGCAGGTTGCCGGACATAAATGAGGCGATAGGCTAATATTGGTTACCCGTCGCTAACACACTGCTACAGTTACCTCTATCCGGAAGCCCATATTATCAACTATCAAAAGAATACATGAAGTTAAAAGGCAAAGTAAAATTCGTCAATAAAGACAAAAACCTCTTTTTCGCCACATTGCGCAAACGCGTTGACACTTATTTTTCAGATCATAATCTTTCTAAGTCAGGCAACGGTAAATTGCTGACAAAGAGTGTCGTGCTGCTGCTACTCTACCTTATACCGTTTGCTGGTCTGCTAGCTTTTACTCCATCCTTAGGTATAAGCCTGGTGCTTTGGTTCGTAATGGGTTTGGGCGTTGCCGGTGTTGCCATGAGTGTAATGCACGACGCTAACCATGGTGCTTTCTCCAAGAACAAAACCATAAATTACCTTATGGCGCACTCTGTGAACTTATTGGGCGCGTCGGCTTTCAACTGGAAGCTGCAGCACAATATCCTGCACCATACCTACACGAATGTGGTGGAGATGGACGAGGACATAGATGATATCGTGTTTATGCGTTTTTCACCACATACCAAAGTAAAGTTCTACCACAAGATACAATGGGCTTATGCCTTTATGTTTTATGGTTTGCTCACGCTCTACTGGGTTATCCTAAAGGATTTTTTGCAGTTCTTCCGATACATCAACAATGGCGTAAATGCTAATTCAAAAGAAAAAAACAGGGTCGCCTTCACAAGGATTATAGCCCTCAAAGTGTTCTATTTCTTCTCTCTATTAGCGGCTCCTACGCTGTTCTTTGGAGTTCCTTTCCTGGAGGTGGTACTTGGCTTCCTGTTGATGCACTTTGTATCAGGCATTATACTATCTGTGGTGTTCCAGCTGGCCCATACTGTGGAAGGTACCAGCCACCCCAGGCCGGATGAGAACGGTAACATCGAGAATGACTGGGCCATACACCAGTTAAATACCACAGCCAATTTTTCGCGTAAGAGCAAGTTGCTGTCGTGGTATGTAGGCGGACTCAATTTCCAGATCGAGCATCACTTATTTCCGCGCATATCACACGTGCACTACCCGGCCATTGCAACCATTGTAAAAGACACGGCTGCAGAATATGGCATCCCTTACATAGAAAGCGAGACTCTTATGCAGGCTGTGCGATCGCACCTGGCTACATTGCACCGCTTTGGCAGGCTGCAGCTGCCGCACCTGAGCGAGGTAATGGCATAAACTCATATCAAACTTCAAGAGAAAGGCAGAAGCAAAACTTCTGCCTTTCTCTTTTATGCTATTTTCAAGCCTTTAAGTGTCTTGCCTATTTTTAAGTAAATTAGCGTTTAAATACCTGTTTTCATGCCTGATGTACATCTCATGCCCTGCACCCTTGCAGAGCTTTATACCTTACAAGACATTGCTATTCGCTCCTATAACGACCACTATCTATACTTGTGGTTCGACGGAGGAGCCTGGTACGTAGACCGAAGCTTTAAGGAAGAAACGCTGCAAGAGGAGCTAACCGACCCCAATGCCGTTTTTTACCTGATCTACCACGATGGGGAGTTAGTTGGTTTCCTGAAGCTGAACCTGCACCAAGAACTGGAGAGCCATACTGCAGAGGAGGCGCTGGAGCTGGAGCGGATTTACCTGACCAAAGCTGCCTCTGGCATAGGCATTGGCCGGAAGGTGGTAGAGTTTACCAAAGAGGTAGCCGCAAAGCTCAACAAGCGCATGGTCTGGCTCAAAGCAATGGATAGCAGCCGCTCGGTAAATTTTTACGAACAGAATGGCTTTGTAAAGTGCGGCACCTATACCTTGCCTTTCGAGCAGATGAAGCCGGAGTACCGCGGCATGTACGTGATGAAAATGGAGCTGTAGATTCGAGAACTGGAGAAGATTAGGTGTAGGTACACTAAACTTTAACTCACTTTCACCTGTTTTACAAAAGCACACCTGAAAGTGCTCTACCAGAAAATATAATTTTGAAAGATATCCTAGACATACTCATTATTGGGGCAGGTCCAATCGGGCTGGCTGCAGGGTTGGAGGCGCAGCGGGAGGGGTTAAGCTACCTCATTGTAGAACGTGGTTGCCTTGTAAATTCTATCTACAACTACCCGCTCAACATGACCTTTTTCTCTACTTCGGAGCGGTTGGAGATTGGTGGTATACCTTTTACTTCGCTAAACGCCAAGCCTACACGCGCTGAGGCATTGGAGTATTACCGTCGTGTGGCCGACTCGGCTGACCTGAACATTAACCTGTTTGAAGAGGTGCAGCACCTGCAGCCGGAGGACGATGTCTACCGCATTTTCACTAGCAAGGGCGAGTATCCGGCACGTAATGTAGTTGTGGCGCTAGGCTTCTACGGTATTCCTAACCTGCTGAATGTACCAGGCGAGGGGCTGCCGAAAGTACGCCATTATTACTTTGATCCGCATTACTACTTCCGCCAGAAAGTGGTGGTGGTGGGAGCCAACAACTCTGCCGCCGATGCTGCCCTTGAAACCTGGCGAAAGGGTGCTGATGTAACGATGGTCGTGCGCCAACCCGAGCTCGGAAGTATAAAATACTGGACAAAACCCGACCTGGAGAACCGCATTAAAGCCGGTGAGATAAAAGCATACTTCAATTCAAGTATAACGGATATCCGTGAGCGTGAAATTGATATTCAGACGCCGGAAGGCAGATTGACGCTGGAGAACGACTTCGTGCTGGCCATGACCGGCTATCAGCCAAACTTTAGTTTTCTGGAGAAGATTGGTGTGAAGTTGAGCAACGATGAAAAGCGCTACCCGCAGTATGATTCTGAAACGATGGAAACAAACCTACCAAGGGTGTATTTGGCTGGTGTGGTCTGCGGCGGTATGGATACGCATGTGTGGTTTATTGAGAACTCGCGTGAGCATGCCGTAAAGATTATAAAGCATATAAAAGAAGAGCAGCAGGCAGAGAAAGTATAAGTATGGATGTGTTGAAGAAACTGCAGCGTTTGCCTGATCAGGAGGCAGTAATGCCAGCTTTGTTTGTGGGCCATGGCAGTCCCATGAATGCTGTGGAAGAAAACGAATTTACCCAAGGCTGGGCAAGTATGGCACAGGGCATAGCTAAACCAAAGGCTATACTTTGTGTGTCGGCGCATTGGCAAACCAATGGAACTGCCGTAACAGCCATGGCGAATCCCCGCACCATCCACGACTTTTATGGTTTTCCGCAACAGCTTTTCGACGTGCAGTACAATGCGCCTGGCAGTCCTGAAACTGCCGAAGAGCTGAAGCAGCTTATAAAGAAAACAGAACTGCACCTGGACCATGAGTGGGGCCTCGACCACGGCACCTGGAGTGTGCTCAAGCACATTTACCCTGATGCCGACATACCAGTGCTGCAACTCAGCCTTGACTACACCAAACCTGCCCAATGGCACTACGAGCTGGCTCAGGAACTGGCACAGCTACGCAAAAAAGGAGTGCTGGTGGTAGGGAGCGGTAACATCGTGCACAACCTCCGTACACTTAATTGGCATAAACCTGACGAAGCCTTTGACTGGGCTACAGAAGTGAACGAGCAGGTAAAGCAGCAGATTTTGTCCGGCGACCCTCAACCGCTCATTAAGTATGAACAGCTTGGAAGAGCCGCCTCACTGGCCATACCTACACCAGAACATTACCTACCACTGCTTTATACTTTAGGGCTCCAGCAGAAGCAAGAGCAGGTACAGTTTCTTAATGATAAGATGCAGCTCGGCTCAATTTCTATGACATCAGTTAAGATTGGGTAATGATTACATCCTTCTTCATTGGGGGACTTAATTAAGTTGTATAGCCGTAGCTATCGGGTCTGATTTCAGTCTTTTGGTTGTGCACTAGGGTCAGAAATAAAACAATCCGGAAGCAAGGTAAAAGATAAGCAGCAGCCAGAAACCATTGCTCAACAGGAATCCTCCTCAAAGTATAAAGCCGGCTAAAATAGGATGTGACCAAACCTGGTCGTATCTTTGTAGCTTCTTTAAACCTAAACCTCCTAAAGGAAACTATATTCTAATGTTTTAGGTTTTAGAGAACAATACCGGTCGGGAATGGCCCTGTGCAGCAAAAAGCACCTATATCAAATTCCGGCCAACCCACCGCAAAGCAGAGCACAAGGCACTGCGCGGTTTTTTATCTGAAAAACCATTTGATGACATTCGAGAATCTTAACTTGATAGAGCCAATCCTAAAAGCTCTCAAAACAGAAGGATACACACAACCAACCCCAATCCAAGCCAAATCCATCCCGCTTATACTTCAGAAGAAAGACCTGTTAGGCTGTGCCCAAACCGGTACAGGTAAAACAGCAGCTTTCTCTATTCCTATTCTGCAATTACTGCACGAGAAACAAGGAGCTGACAAAGGCCTACGCAAAGTTAAAGCACTCGTCCTGACTCCTACGCGTGAGCTGGCGATGCAAATTGGCGATAGCATGACAGCATATGGCAAGCATACTGGTTTAAGGCATACTGTGATTTTTGGAGGCGTGCCGCAGAAAAAGCAAACAGATGCGCTTCGTGCTGGTGTAGACATATTGGTGGCAACACCGGGGCGTTTGCTCGATCTAATGAACCAAAAGTACATTAACCTACAGCACCTGGAGCTGTTCGTGTTGGACGAAGCAGACCGCATGCTGGACATGGGTTTTGTAAATGATGTGAAAAAGGTACTGAAGGTGTTGCCGGAGCAAAAGCAATCTTTGTTTTTCTCAGCTACCATGGCTCCTGAAATCATGAAATTGGCCGATACTATTCTGGTAGACCCTGCTAAGGTAGAGGTAACGCCGGTATCGTCAACAGCCAACACCATACAGCAGTCGGTATACTACGTGAAAGGCCCGGATAAGCGCAAACTGTTACTTCACCTGCTTAAGGACGAGGAAATGGAAAGCGTGTTGGTATTTACCCGCACCAAGCGTGGCGCCGACCGTGTCGCCAAAGATATAGCTAAAGCCGGTGTAACAGCCGAAGCCATACATGGCAACAAAGCCCAGAATGCACGCGTGCGTGCGCTGGATAACTTTAAGTCACGTAAAACGCGTGTGTTGGTAGCTACTGATATTGCCGCACGCGGTATTGATGTGGACGACCTGAGCCATGTAGTGAACTATGAGTTGCCAAACGAACCTGAGACTTACGTGCACCGCATTGGCCGCACGGGTAGGGCAGGGGCAAGCGGGATAGCTTTGTCTTTCTGTGGAGCTGATGAGGTACCATACCTGGCCAGCATTCAGAAGCTTATTTCAAAAAACGTACCGGTGATAGACAACCACCCATTCCCGCTTACAGCCAAGGATTTTGCCGAGGCAGCCAGCACCATAAAGGAGCAGAAGAAAAAAGGCGGCAGGGGCGGACGCGGTAACTGGGGCAACAAACCATCTGGTGAAGGCCGCAGCAGCGCAGGCAGTGCAAATGTCAACAGACCAGCCGGCGGACCCCGCAACGGTGGTAACCGTAACCGTAGCAGATCGCACCAACCAAGCTAGTACTTGTTGTTAGCTTGATAAATATAAAAAGTCCTGCCAGAGATAATCTGGCAGGACTTTTTGCTTTATAGGAGGATGTGGAAATTGATAGTCTGAATCAATAAGCTTAACTTGGTGCTACACGTTGACGTGTGCGGCTAACCAGGTAAACCCCAGCAAATATTAACAAGGCATATAGGCCTTTTTGAAGCGTAAAAACGTCTTTGCCCATACTTATAGCCATGACAATTGCCAGAACAGGCTGCAGGTAAATATAAGCTCCCACCAACGAAGGGTTAGCATAACGAAGCGCCCAGGTGTTAAACAGGTAAGCAATAATGGTTACAGCTATCACCATAAAGGCTATGGCTAACCAGATGGAGAAAGGGAAAGAGTTATAGTCTGTTGCCAACACCTGCTGAAAGCCAAATGGCAGAACAATGACAGCACCCACCGAAAAAATGCGGCTAACTATAGTTATGGCATTATACTTCTGCATTAGTGGCTTAACCAGCACCAGGTAAAGGCCAAAGGAGGTCGCATTTAATATGATGAGCAGGTCACCCCACAGGTTACCGGTAGTATGCTCGCCGCTGGAAGTATAAATAAGCAGAAACGCCCCAACAAAAGCCATGGATATGCCCGACACTTTACGCTTGCTGATGCGTTCGCGTAAAAGTATGGCAGAGAATACCAGTACCACTACTGGCACGATGACCATCAGCAGGGCTGCATTGATGGGCGCTGTAAGGTTAAGCCCGGCAAAGAAGCAGAGTTGGTTAACAGCTACTCCAGTTACACCGCAAAGTATAGCACGCAGGTTATCGGACCAGCCTGTTATCTTCTCCTTCGTTACAAATCGGGCAAAAATTCCGAAAAATATAGCTGCCGAAACTACCCGTACTACTATCAAACCAAAGGGACCCATGTAGGTTGGCATCACCTCTTTTGCTATGCTATAGTTACTGCCATAGATCAGTGCCACTAAAAAAAGTGCCCCGTGCACCTGTAATTGCTTGTTCATGCGGCAAAGTTACGTGGTTATTCTTTCTGCACCGTATAAGGATGACGACAAAGAATAACTACCATAACCATAGGTATTATGAATAACATGCCGTTAACCGTCCGCAGGTCGATCGAAGTAATGGGGCTGTTCTTCCTGGGGTGGATTGTTGTACTAGGTAAAGGCCTGCTGACCCCCTTGCTGATGGCTTTTTTTATCAGTATTATGTTGTTGCCAATCTACCGCTTCTTCCAGGACCGCAAGTTTCCAGATGCCGTATCGATCGGTATTAGCCTGCTGACGCTCATTATCGTATTAGCAGGCATTGTCTGGTTCTTCTCTTCGCAAATGAGCATTTTGATCCGTGATTTCCCCACCATTCAGAAAAATGTGATGAACCACCTTACCTCCCTGAGTGAGTGGGTTGGCAGCAAAACCCCTTTCTCATCGCAGGAGCAGACGAAGTTTATCCGGGAACAAAGTAACAACCTGCTGAACTATGCAGGCAATCTGCTGGGCAGTGTGGCAGGCGGCGTTACAGGTATACTGGTGTTTCTCGGTTTATTGCCCATCTATATTTTCCTGCTGCTTTTTTACAAAAACCTGCTGCTACGCTTCGTGTTTCTGTGGTTTCCCAGGGATAGGCATGAAAAAGTTGGGGAAACATTGGGTGAGATACAGGTGATCATCAAAAGCTACCTATTCGGCCTGTTGATCCAGGTTACCTATATGACCATACTTTTAGGCGGCATCTTGATGATCATCGGCATAAAACACGCATTGCTGATAGGGGTAATCTTCGCATTTCTGAACCTGATACCTTATGTGGGCGCGTTACTAGGAAACGTTATTGGTGTGCTGCTAACACTGGCCTCGTCTGATGAGCTGTGGCCTATACTGGTGGTGCTGGGTACCATTGCGGCAGTCCAGTTCCTGGATAACAACATCCTGATGCCACGCATTGTGGGCTCTAAGGTAAAGATAAACGCATTGGCAACCATCGTGGGAGTGGTATTGGGTGGCGAGATTGCAGGTATAGCTGGTATGTTCCTCTCTTTGCCCGTTATTGCCATGCTAAAAGTGGTTTTCGACCGCACCGATCAGTTCAAGCAATGGGGCGTGCTGTTTGGCGACGAGCGACCGGAGCGTAGCCCTATGGATGTGCCGGTGCTGCGGTGGCGGAGCGACAGAGTGCGCAAAAAGCTTGAGGAGGAGAATAAGATAGAGCCACCGCATAAGGATTAAGGCCACTCGTTTTATACTTACCTCTTTGCCTGCAAATTTGTAGCTTTGTCTTTGACCGAACCCGGAGAAAGTTTAGAGCAGATGAATCACCCGAACATACCTTTGGCCGAACGCATGCGGCCGCATAACCTTGATCAGTATTACGGACAGAAGCACCTGGTAGGGCCAGACGGAATACTACGGCGCTACATAGAAGGCGGCGTGATACCGAGTATGATCTTGTGGGGACCTCCGGGAGTGGGAAAAACCACGCTGGCTAACATTATCGCTAACCAGATGAAGGTGCCTTTCGTGGCGCTGAGTGCCATTAACTCTGGCGTGAAGGACATCCGGGAGGTGATCGATCAGGCCAAAAAACGTCAGGGCACAGTACTGTTCATCGACGAGATACACCGCTTTAACAAATCGCAGCAGGATGCCTTGCTGGGCGCTGTAGAGAAAGGTACAGTAACGCTAGTTGGTGCTACTACCGAAAACCCCTCCTTCGAGGTTATTTCAGCTTTGCTATCGCGCTGCCAGGTATACATTCTAAAGCACCTTACAAAGGATGAGCTAATAGAGCTGGTAGACAAAGCACTGGAACAGGACGAGTGGATGCGCCACCGCAAAGTGCGGGTGCAGGAGCATGAAGCTCTGCTGACAATTTCTGGCGGTGATGCCCGGAAGCTTTTGAACCTGTTAGAGATCGTTGCCGAAGGCGTACAAGGGGATGAGGTTGTAGTTACCAATGAGCTGGTGAAACAGGTAGCGCAGCAGAATATTGTAATGTACGATAAGTCTGGTGAGATGCACTACGACCTGGTTTCAGCCTTTATCAAATCAATTCGTGGCTCTGATCCGAATGCTGCCGTATACTGGCTGGCACGCATGATAGAGGGCGGCGAAGATCCAAAATTTATCGCACGTCGTCTGCTTATTGCTGCTTCAGAAGATATCGGTCTGGCTAACTCCAATGCCTTGCTTATGGCAACAAACTGCTTCCAGGCAGTGCAAATGATCGGCTACCCCGAGGCAGAAATTATTCTTTCGCAGTGCACGGTATACTTAGCCACATCTCCTAAGAGCAACGCTTCGTACAAAGCCATCAAAACGGCGCGGGCGTTGGTGCAGCAAACAGGTAACCTGCCGGTGCCCTTGCACCTGCGTAATGCGCCTACCAAGCTGATGAAGGAGGTGGGTTATGGTAATAACTACAAGTACGCGCACGACTACGAAGGAAATTTTGTGCAGCAGGAGTTTATGCCGCAGGAGCTAAGTAATACTGCAGTTTACCAGCCTGGTAACAACGCCCGTGAGCGCGACATGCTAAAGCAGCTGCAGGCACAGTGGGGCAAAAAGTATCGATATTAACACCAGAGCTGAAGATCGTGAACAGATTGGTATTTATACTTTCGTTTGTGCTGTTAATTTGTTTGTATATTGTGTGGGGACTGCTGGGGTATGCCTTTGGAGGTATTCTGATAGTAATTGGCACCATGGCACTAGTGTACTGGCGCCGCCGTTACCTGCACATGAAACCCTATTGGGCTGGCAAGCTTTCCGATATTCCAAAGTATTTTACACTACCTTAGCTAATTACCCTTTCTGAGGCAGTGGCTAAGAATGTTTGTCTATAAAAAGGTAATGTTGGTCGAGAAGAGGTGAGGTAGATGAACTTTAAGCTCTATTTTTGTTTATGAAGTATGAAGCAGTAGGCTTCTCAAGTATAAAGAACAAACCAAACCCTAACCTAACATGCTAAATTTCCTGAAGTATGTGCTGGCTACAATTGTAGGCCTGCTCATATTCTTCTTCATCAGTATACTCCTGCTGATTGGAATTGCCGCCAGCACTGCCTCTAAAGATGAGGTGAAAATAGCCGATAGCTCAGTGCTGGAACTTAAGTTTGACAAACCAATCTCTGAGCGCGACCCTAAAGATCCTTTCTCTGAACTTGGCTTATCTTTTGGTGGTTTTTCCAGCACCGATGGCTTAGATCAAATCAAAGCTTCTATCCGCCGTGCTAAAAACGATGATAAGATTGAGGGTATCTTCCTGAACATGACCTTTGTTGATGCCGGTATGGGCAAACTGGAGGAAATCCGTAAAGACCTGATCGACTTTAAGAAGTCTGGTAAATTTATCGTTTCCTATACAGACCTTTCAACTGAAAAAGCTTACTACTTAGCCTCTGTTGCTGATAAAATCTACATGAACCCAATGGGTACGGTAGAATTTAACGGCATGAGCTCTGAGCTGTACTTCTTTAAGCGCTTGCTCGACAAGCTCAACATCGAGGCACAGATCTTTAAGGTAGGTACTTATAAGAGTGCTGTAGAGCCTTTCTTCCTGGAGAAGGCCAGTGAGGCTAACCGCGAGCAGCTGAACTCTTTCCTGAACTCTATCAACAACTACCAGCTGAAGCAAATTGCTGATTCGCGTGGCATGACGACAGAGCAGCTGAAAGAGGTGCAGGACAACCTGCTGGTACGCGATCCTGAAGATGCCAAGAAGTATAAGCTTATCACTGACATCGGTTATTACGACGAGGCGATCTCCTACATGAAAGAGCAAATGGGTATTGAGGAGAAAGAAAAGCTGGAGATGGTACAGCTGTCGAAGTATAAGAAGACACGTGCCGATGGAGAAATCAGTACTTCTAAAAACCGCATTGCCCTAGTATATGCCGAGGGAGATATAGTAGACGGAGAAGGTGATGAAGATAACATTGGAGGTCGTCGTTTTGCTGATGCCATCCGCGATGCCCGCCTGGATGAGAATGTAAAGGCAGTGGTGCTGCGTATTAGCTCGCCGGGTGGTAGCGCCCTTGCTTCCGACGTGATCTGGCGTGAGATTCAGCTGACTAAAAAGGTGAAGCCAGTGATTGCCTCTATGTCTGATGTAGCTGCCTCTGGAGGTTATTACATTGCAATGGGCTGCGATACTATTGTGGCGCACCCGAACACCATTACAGGCAGTATCGGTGTGTTCGGTATAGTGCCGAATATCCAGGGCTTCATGAACGACAAGTTGGGTATTACCGTAGATCACGTGAACACTGGTAAATTCTCTGATATGCCAACGCTGACCCGCCCTATGACAGCGCAGGAAAAAGAGATCATGCAGCACCAGATCAACCAGATTTATGAAGTATTCACTAGCAAAGCTGCCACTGGCCGTAACATGACGCAGGACCAGCTGAAGGAATATGCCTCAGGCCGCGTTTGGTCTGGTATAGAAGCCAAAGAGCGTAACCTGGTGGATATGTACGGCGGTTTGGATGAAGCCCTTGCCATTGCAGCTAAAAAAGCCGGCATAGAGGATGACTACCGCTTGAAAGAGCTGCCAGCCCGCAAATCTTTCCTGGATGAGTTTATGAGTGGTATGGGCTCGCAAGCGAAAGAGCAGGCTATTAAGGCAGAGATGGGCGAACTTTACCCATTCTATAAGCTCTACAAGAAAGCTTCTACATTGAAAGGCATTCAGGCTCGTATGCCTTATGAATTAACAGTAGAATAATGAGTTAAATTGAGCGATCTGCTCAGC is a genomic window containing:
- a CDS encoding DEAD/DEAH box helicase; this translates as MTFENLNLIEPILKALKTEGYTQPTPIQAKSIPLILQKKDLLGCAQTGTGKTAAFSIPILQLLHEKQGADKGLRKVKALVLTPTRELAMQIGDSMTAYGKHTGLRHTVIFGGVPQKKQTDALRAGVDILVATPGRLLDLMNQKYINLQHLELFVLDEADRMLDMGFVNDVKKVLKVLPEQKQSLFFSATMAPEIMKLADTILVDPAKVEVTPVSSTANTIQQSVYYVKGPDKRKLLLHLLKDEEMESVLVFTRTKRGADRVAKDIAKAGVTAEAIHGNKAQNARVRALDNFKSRKTRVLVATDIAARGIDVDDLSHVVNYELPNEPETYVHRIGRTGRAGASGIALSFCGADEVPYLASIQKLISKNVPVIDNHPFPLTAKDFAEAASTIKEQKKKGGRGGRGNWGNKPSGEGRSSAGSANVNRPAGGPRNGGNRNRSRSHQPS
- a CDS encoding GNAT family N-acetyltransferase, whose translation is MPDVHLMPCTLAELYTLQDIAIRSYNDHYLYLWFDGGAWYVDRSFKEETLQEELTDPNAVFYLIYHDGELVGFLKLNLHQELESHTAEEALELERIYLTKAASGIGIGRKVVEFTKEVAAKLNKRMVWLKAMDSSRSVNFYEQNGFVKCGTYTLPFEQMKPEYRGMYVMKMEL
- a CDS encoding AI-2E family transporter, whose translation is MNNMPLTVRRSIEVMGLFFLGWIVVLGKGLLTPLLMAFFISIMLLPIYRFFQDRKFPDAVSIGISLLTLIIVLAGIVWFFSSQMSILIRDFPTIQKNVMNHLTSLSEWVGSKTPFSSQEQTKFIREQSNNLLNYAGNLLGSVAGGVTGILVFLGLLPIYIFLLLFYKNLLLRFVFLWFPRDRHEKVGETLGEIQVIIKSYLFGLLIQVTYMTILLGGILMIIGIKHALLIGVIFAFLNLIPYVGALLGNVIGVLLTLASSDELWPILVVLGTIAAVQFLDNNILMPRIVGSKVKINALATIVGVVLGGEIAGIAGMFLSLPVIAMLKVVFDRTDQFKQWGVLFGDERPERSPMDVPVLRWRSDRVRKKLEEENKIEPPHKD
- a CDS encoding DMT family transporter is translated as MNKQLQVHGALFLVALIYGSNYSIAKEVMPTYMGPFGLIVVRVVSAAIFFGIFARFVTKEKITGWSDNLRAILCGVTGVAVNQLCFFAGLNLTAPINAALLMVIVPVVVLVFSAILLRERISKRKVSGISMAFVGAFLLIYTSSGEHTTGNLWGDLLIILNATSFGLYLVLVKPLMQKYNAITIVSRIFSVGAVIVLPFGFQQVLATDYNSFPFSIWLAIAFMVIAVTIIAYLFNTWALRYANPSLVGAYIYLQPVLAIVMAISMGKDVFTLQKGLYALLIFAGVYLVSRTRQRVAPS
- a CDS encoding fatty acid desaturase family protein, yielding MKLKGKVKFVNKDKNLFFATLRKRVDTYFSDHNLSKSGNGKLLTKSVVLLLLYLIPFAGLLAFTPSLGISLVLWFVMGLGVAGVAMSVMHDANHGAFSKNKTINYLMAHSVNLLGASAFNWKLQHNILHHTYTNVVEMDEDIDDIVFMRFSPHTKVKFYHKIQWAYAFMFYGLLTLYWVILKDFLQFFRYINNGVNANSKEKNRVAFTRIIALKVFYFFSLLAAPTLFFGVPFLEVVLGFLLMHFVSGIILSVVFQLAHTVEGTSHPRPDENGNIENDWAIHQLNTTANFSRKSKLLSWYVGGLNFQIEHHLFPRISHVHYPAIATIVKDTAAEYGIPYIESETLMQAVRSHLATLHRFGRLQLPHLSEVMA
- the ygiD gene encoding 4,5-DOPA dioxygenase extradiol, producing the protein MDVLKKLQRLPDQEAVMPALFVGHGSPMNAVEENEFTQGWASMAQGIAKPKAILCVSAHWQTNGTAVTAMANPRTIHDFYGFPQQLFDVQYNAPGSPETAEELKQLIKKTELHLDHEWGLDHGTWSVLKHIYPDADIPVLQLSLDYTKPAQWHYELAQELAQLRKKGVLVVGSGNIVHNLRTLNWHKPDEAFDWATEVNEQVKQQILSGDPQPLIKYEQLGRAASLAIPTPEHYLPLLYTLGLQQKQEQVQFLNDKMQLGSISMTSVKIG
- a CDS encoding replication-associated recombination protein A, whose amino-acid sequence is MNHPNIPLAERMRPHNLDQYYGQKHLVGPDGILRRYIEGGVIPSMILWGPPGVGKTTLANIIANQMKVPFVALSAINSGVKDIREVIDQAKKRQGTVLFIDEIHRFNKSQQDALLGAVEKGTVTLVGATTENPSFEVISALLSRCQVYILKHLTKDELIELVDKALEQDEWMRHRKVRVQEHEALLTISGGDARKLLNLLEIVAEGVQGDEVVVTNELVKQVAQQNIVMYDKSGEMHYDLVSAFIKSIRGSDPNAAVYWLARMIEGGEDPKFIARRLLIAASEDIGLANSNALLMATNCFQAVQMIGYPEAEIILSQCTVYLATSPKSNASYKAIKTARALVQQTGNLPVPLHLRNAPTKLMKEVGYGNNYKYAHDYEGNFVQQEFMPQELSNTAVYQPGNNARERDMLKQLQAQWGKKYRY
- a CDS encoding YpdA family putative bacillithiol disulfide reductase; amino-acid sequence: MKDILDILIIGAGPIGLAAGLEAQREGLSYLIVERGCLVNSIYNYPLNMTFFSTSERLEIGGIPFTSLNAKPTRAEALEYYRRVADSADLNINLFEEVQHLQPEDDVYRIFTSKGEYPARNVVVALGFYGIPNLLNVPGEGLPKVRHYYFDPHYYFRQKVVVVGANNSAADAALETWRKGADVTMVVRQPELGSIKYWTKPDLENRIKAGEIKAYFNSSITDIREREIDIQTPEGRLTLENDFVLAMTGYQPNFSFLEKIGVKLSNDEKRYPQYDSETMETNLPRVYLAGVVCGGMDTHVWFIENSREHAVKIIKHIKEEQQAEKV
- the sppA gene encoding signal peptide peptidase SppA translates to MLNFLKYVLATIVGLLIFFFISILLLIGIAASTASKDEVKIADSSVLELKFDKPISERDPKDPFSELGLSFGGFSSTDGLDQIKASIRRAKNDDKIEGIFLNMTFVDAGMGKLEEIRKDLIDFKKSGKFIVSYTDLSTEKAYYLASVADKIYMNPMGTVEFNGMSSELYFFKRLLDKLNIEAQIFKVGTYKSAVEPFFLEKASEANREQLNSFLNSINNYQLKQIADSRGMTTEQLKEVQDNLLVRDPEDAKKYKLITDIGYYDEAISYMKEQMGIEEKEKLEMVQLSKYKKTRADGEISTSKNRIALVYAEGDIVDGEGDEDNIGGRRFADAIRDARLDENVKAVVLRISSPGGSALASDVIWREIQLTKKVKPVIASMSDVAASGGYYIAMGCDTIVAHPNTITGSIGVFGIVPNIQGFMNDKLGITVDHVNTGKFSDMPTLTRPMTAQEKEIMQHQINQIYEVFTSKAATGRNMTQDQLKEYASGRVWSGIEAKERNLVDMYGGLDEALAIAAKKAGIEDDYRLKELPARKSFLDEFMSGMGSQAKEQAIKAEMGELYPFYKLYKKASTLKGIQARMPYELTVE